In Anaerolineales bacterium, the following proteins share a genomic window:
- a CDS encoding glycosyltransferase family 39 protein, whose amino-acid sequence MRLPKLFSPLGLFLLAFVLRLIPVIAAINLPIGLDDMFQYDMLGRSLAAGEGYRWYAQPDLDLIRSYIDIDFIAPQYDPRGLETSFRAPAYPFLLAGVYTISGLESRLLAARLANAALGALLAPMAYALARRLFPEHERAARFAGIALAVYPMLLIYPLALATENLFFPLVLGGLLALLRAAEKGRARDWLLAGVILGAATLTRSVIFAFAGLAGLWIWFGLRNFRAAALYGLAVFALVLPWTIRNTLLEGQFTFVENSMGYNLHMGYHPEGTGTFQYGISVELLPYLDDGERNTLGTQMAMQYIEDDPGRVPYLMVRKLGYFFGLERRAISYFYTNNFFGNIPSLPLVGVFLAFTLPFPIITTLAAAALPFVRWTRQRILALLLLTGYILPHVLLMAEDRFHLAILPVLAVYAGYAWSQRAELWAGARRSLPRMLAAALLVGLLWLNWGLELHRDADKLQQLFGPEGNRAGFSY is encoded by the coding sequence ATGCGCCTCCCCAAACTCTTTTCGCCCCTCGGCCTATTCCTGCTCGCCTTTGTCCTGCGCCTGATTCCGGTCATTGCCGCCATCAACCTGCCGATCGGCCTGGACGACATGTTCCAGTACGACATGCTCGGCCGCAGCCTGGCCGCCGGCGAAGGCTACCGCTGGTACGCTCAGCCTGATCTTGACCTCATTCGCAGCTACATAGATATCGATTTCATTGCGCCGCAGTACGACCCGCGCGGCCTGGAGACTTCGTTCCGTGCCCCGGCCTATCCCTTCCTGCTGGCCGGCGTATACACAATTAGCGGGCTGGAAAGCCGCCTGCTGGCCGCCCGCCTGGCCAACGCCGCCCTGGGCGCGCTGCTGGCGCCCATGGCGTATGCCCTGGCACGCCGTCTGTTCCCCGAGCACGAGCGCGCCGCTCGCTTTGCCGGCATCGCACTCGCCGTGTACCCCATGCTGCTTATTTACCCGCTCGCGCTCGCCACCGAGAATCTTTTCTTCCCGCTGGTTCTCGGCGGCCTGCTGGCCTTGCTGCGTGCCGCCGAGAAGGGCAGGGCGCGTGATTGGCTGCTGGCTGGCGTCATTCTCGGCGCCGCCACGCTGACCCGTTCCGTCATCTTTGCTTTTGCCGGCCTGGCCGGGCTCTGGATCTGGTTTGGCCTGCGCAATTTCCGCGCCGCGGCGCTGTATGGCCTGGCGGTGTTTGCGCTGGTGCTGCCGTGGACCATTCGCAACACCCTGCTGGAAGGTCAGTTCACTTTCGTCGAGAACTCCATGGGCTACAACCTACACATGGGCTATCACCCTGAGGGTACCGGCACCTTCCAATACGGCATCTCGGTAGAACTGCTGCCCTATTTGGATGATGGCGAGCGCAACACACTCGGCACGCAAATGGCGATGCAATACATTGAAGATGACCCTGGCCGTGTGCCCTATCTCATGGTGCGCAAGCTTGGCTACTTCTTTGGCCTGGAGCGGCGTGCCATCAGCTACTTCTACACCAACAACTTCTTTGGCAACATCCCCTCGCTTCCTTTGGTGGGCGTGTTCCTGGCTTTCACCCTGCCGTTTCCCATCATCACCACGCTGGCCGCCGCGGCGCTGCCTTTTGTGCGCTGGACGCGGCAGCGCATATTGGCCTTGCTTCTATTAACTGGCTACATCTTGCCGCATGTGCTGCTCATGGCGGAGGACCGCTTCCACCTCGCCATCCTGCCAGTATTGGCTGTCTACGCCGGCTATGCCTGGTCGCAGCGCGCTGAGCTGTGGGCTGGCGCGCGCCGCAGTCTGCCGCGGATGCTCGCCGCCGCGCTGCTCGTCGGCCTGTTGTGGTTGAATTGGGGTTTGGAGCTGCACCGCGACGCAGACAAGCTGCAACAACTATTTGGGCCAGAAGGCAACCGCGCGGGGTTCTCATACTGA
- the rpmE gene encoding 50S ribosomal protein L31, which translates to MKAEIHPTYYPEAKVVCACGNSWNTGSTKAEIRVDICSNCHPFYTGEQRIVDTEGQVDRFYKRLEVRTEYKKTRDAAQAAKTSPERPLADFELTKKTLEAYKAAGIVNAGQFIEKLAGGDEALLALDGVGRKGLADTKKALKRAGFSLPEGSEAEAEAEAEAAE; encoded by the coding sequence ATGAAGGCTGAGATCCACCCCACATACTACCCAGAGGCCAAGGTCGTTTGCGCCTGCGGCAATAGCTGGAACACCGGCTCCACCAAGGCCGAGATTCGTGTCGATATCTGCTCCAACTGCCATCCGTTCTACACCGGTGAGCAGCGCATCGTCGATACCGAAGGTCAGGTCGATCGCTTCTACAAGCGTTTGGAAGTGCGCACGGAGTACAAGAAGACCCGTGATGCCGCCCAGGCCGCCAAGACGTCGCCTGAGCGCCCGTTGGCGGACTTCGAGCTCACCAAGAAGACCCTCGAGGCCTACAAGGCCGCTGGCATCGTCAACGCCGGCCAATTCATCGAGAAGCTGGCCGGTGGCGATGAAGCCCTGCTGGCCCTCGACGGCGTAGGCCGCAAGGGCCTGGCCGACACCAAGAAGGCGCTGAAGCGTGCTGGCTTCAGCCTGCCCGAAGGCAGCGAAGCCGAGGCTGAAGCCGAAGCGGAAGCCGCCGAGTAA
- the alr gene encoding alanine racemase, translated as MQISNHPTISTTADLRPTHVQIDLARLGSNLRAIQAHVGAAQVMPILKANAYGHGLVRVGQYMQSLGVARIGVAYLEEGILLREAGVTTPILVLGGILGSQAPLFLQHNLTLTVSSIQKLEQVEAAAAAAGVTARVHLKIDTGMERIGVHYYNAEGLLEATLACKHVAVEGIFSHFANADAAELSSARLQVERFQEVLRFYERHSLPTPVRHMANSGAVLQLPESWLDMVRPGILLYGVYPSAQAQRSVAVQPALTWASRIVYFKVVRPGHPVSYGSTWQSDHPVRVVTVPVGYGDGYFRAMSGKAQVLIKGQRYPVVGTICMDQFMVNIEHDSAFNEDEIILVGQSGEQHITVEELASWAGTIPYEILTNINTRVPRVYLQDQTP; from the coding sequence ATGCAAATCAGCAATCACCCCACCATCAGCACCACGGCGGACCTGCGCCCGACCCATGTCCAGATCGATCTGGCGCGGCTGGGCAGCAACCTGCGCGCCATCCAGGCGCATGTGGGCGCCGCCCAGGTCATGCCGATCCTCAAAGCCAATGCCTACGGGCACGGCCTGGTGCGCGTAGGGCAGTATATGCAGAGCCTGGGGGTGGCGCGCATTGGCGTTGCCTATCTCGAGGAGGGTATCCTGCTGCGCGAGGCCGGCGTCACCACGCCGATCCTGGTGTTGGGCGGCATCCTCGGCAGCCAGGCGCCGCTGTTCCTGCAGCACAACCTGACCCTGACGGTATCCTCGATCCAAAAGCTGGAGCAGGTCGAGGCAGCCGCCGCCGCCGCGGGCGTCACCGCGCGCGTGCACCTCAAGATCGATACTGGCATGGAGCGCATCGGCGTGCACTACTACAACGCCGAGGGCCTGCTGGAGGCCACGTTGGCTTGCAAGCATGTTGCCGTCGAGGGCATCTTCTCGCACTTTGCTAATGCTGATGCCGCCGAATTAAGCTCGGCGCGTTTGCAAGTAGAACGCTTTCAGGAAGTGCTGCGCTTCTACGAGCGTCACAGCCTGCCCACGCCCGTGCGCCATATGGCCAACTCCGGTGCGGTGCTGCAGTTGCCCGAAAGCTGGCTTGATATGGTGCGCCCCGGCATCCTGCTCTACGGCGTCTATCCCTCTGCCCAGGCGCAGCGCAGCGTGGCGGTGCAGCCGGCGCTCACCTGGGCCTCGCGCATCGTCTATTTCAAAGTGGTGCGCCCCGGGCACCCGGTCAGCTATGGCTCCACCTGGCAGAGCGATCACCCGGTGCGCGTGGTGACCGTGCCGGTGGGCTATGGCGATGGCTACTTCCGCGCCATGTCAGGCAAGGCCCAGGTGCTGATCAAAGGCCAGCGCTATCCGGTGGTGGGCACCATCTGCATGGATCAGTTCATGGTCAATATCGAGCACGACTCAGCCTTCAACGAAGATGAGATCATCCTGGTGGGCCAGAGCGGCGAGCAACACATCACCGTGGAAGAGTTGGCCAGTTGGGCGGGCACGATCCCCTACGAGATCCTCACCAATATCAATACGCGCGTGCCGCGCGTCTACCTGCAAGATCAAACGCCCTGA
- the rpmA gene encoding 50S ribosomal protein L27 translates to MAHKKGGGSSRNGRDSHAQRLGVKKFGGEQVSAGNILVRQRGTKIHPGQNVGLGKDHTIFATIDGQVVFETISATGRKRVSVMPANGEAK, encoded by the coding sequence ATGGCACATAAAAAAGGCGGCGGTTCCAGCCGCAACGGTCGTGACAGTCATGCGCAGCGCTTAGGCGTGAAGAAGTTTGGTGGCGAGCAAGTCAGCGCTGGCAACATCCTCGTGCGCCAGCGCGGCACCAAGATCCACCCGGGCCAGAATGTCGGCTTGGGCAAGGATCACACCATTTTCGCCACCATTGACGGCCAGGTGGTTTTCGAAACCATCTCCGCCACGGGCCGCAAGCGCGTCAGCGTGATGCCCGCCAACGGGGAAGCCAAGTAA
- the ltaE gene encoding low-specificity L-threonine aldolase → MRIDLRSDTVTQPTQAMRDAMYTAELGDDVYGEDPTVNRLQQLAAERTGKAAALFVPSGHMGNLAAFLAHCQRGDELILGALSHPFNSETGSLAAVGGIQPHTLPNQPDGTLRLEDIAAAIRADDVHQPVTRLISLENTHNRCNGVALTVEYTQSVAALAQRHGLKLHLDGARIFNAAVALGVPVSALAAPADSITFCLSKGLAAPVGSILCGDEAFIYRARRARKQLGGGMRQAGVLAAAGIVALTEMVDRLAEDHARALRLAEGLAEFKPFNVPPSHTNIVRFQLAPGGGVDGARLTEALARDGVLVDYDHYEGFRLVTHYGIEDADIEATLAAFARNL, encoded by the coding sequence ATGCGAATCGACCTGCGCTCCGATACCGTCACCCAGCCCACCCAGGCCATGCGCGACGCCATGTACACCGCCGAGCTTGGTGATGACGTCTATGGGGAAGACCCCACCGTCAACCGCCTGCAGCAACTGGCCGCCGAGCGCACCGGCAAAGCCGCCGCCCTGTTCGTGCCCTCTGGCCACATGGGCAACCTGGCCGCCTTCCTGGCGCACTGCCAGCGCGGCGATGAGCTCATCCTCGGCGCTCTTTCGCACCCCTTCAACTCCGAGACCGGCAGCCTGGCGGCGGTGGGCGGCATCCAGCCGCACACCTTGCCCAACCAGCCGGATGGCACCCTGCGCCTTGAGGACATCGCCGCCGCCATCCGCGCTGACGATGTTCACCAACCGGTGACGCGCCTGATCTCGCTGGAGAACACGCACAACCGCTGCAATGGCGTGGCACTCACGGTGGAGTACACCCAGTCCGTAGCCGCCCTGGCACAGCGCCACGGGTTGAAGCTGCACCTGGATGGGGCGCGCATTTTTAATGCGGCAGTCGCGCTGGGCGTGCCGGTCAGTGCGCTGGCCGCCCCGGCCGATTCGATCACCTTCTGCCTCAGCAAAGGGCTGGCCGCGCCGGTGGGTTCGATCCTGTGCGGTGACGAAGCCTTCATCTACCGGGCACGCCGGGCGCGCAAGCAACTCGGCGGCGGCATGCGCCAGGCCGGCGTGCTGGCCGCCGCTGGCATTGTGGCGCTCACCGAGATGGTAGACCGCCTGGCCGAAGACCATGCTCGCGCCCTGCGCCTGGCCGAAGGCCTGGCCGAGTTCAAGCCGTTCAATGTGCCGCCCAGCCACACCAACATCGTGCGCTTTCAGTTGGCGCCCGGCGGCGGCGTAGACGGCGCCAGGCTCACCGAGGCGCTGGCCCGCGATGGGGTGCTGGTAGACTATGACCATTACGAAGGCTTCCGTCTGGTGACGCATTACGGCATTGAAGATGCCGATATCGAAGCCACCCTGGCTGCCTTCGCCCGTAACCTTTAG
- a CDS encoding thymidine kinase: MENKTGLLEVITGSMFCGKSDELIRRLRRASIAQQHIQVFKPAIDDRYAEAKVVSHAGNEFDAVPIHTAADIRAQLKAETTVVGIDEAQFLDEEIIAITKYMADNGVRVIVAGLDTDFRGEPFGSMPALTALAERVDKLHAICMVCGGDASRTQRLVNGQPANYNDPIVIVGASQLYEARCRAHHQVPN, from the coding sequence ATGGAAAACAAAACTGGCCTGTTGGAAGTCATTACTGGCTCAATGTTCTGCGGCAAATCGGATGAGCTGATTCGCCGTCTGCGCCGTGCCAGTATCGCCCAGCAGCACATCCAGGTCTTCAAGCCCGCCATCGATGATCGCTATGCCGAAGCCAAAGTGGTTTCGCACGCCGGCAATGAATTTGACGCCGTGCCGATCCACACCGCGGCCGATATTCGCGCCCAGCTTAAAGCGGAGACCACCGTGGTGGGCATCGACGAAGCCCAGTTCCTCGATGAGGAGATCATCGCCATCACCAAGTACATGGCCGATAACGGTGTGCGCGTCATCGTCGCCGGGTTGGATACCGATTTCCGCGGCGAACCCTTCGGCAGCATGCCCGCCCTCACCGCCCTGGCTGAGCGCGTCGATAAGCTGCACGCCATCTGTATGGTGTGCGGTGGCGATGCCAGCCGCACCCAGCGCCTGGTCAACGGCCAGCCCGCCAATTACAATGACCCCATCGTGATCGTCGGCGCCTCTCAGCTCTACGAGGCGCGTTGCCGTGCTCACCACCAGGTGCCCAACTAG
- a CDS encoding DUF393 domain-containing protein, translating into MSRPLVLYDGYCALCNRSVAFLQACQRPDALEYASLQSPRGQRVLAAAGLPLQDYDSVVVQDGERVYLRSAAALHLLRYLRSPWPLLGVLRIVPTFLRDPIYNFVAHNRHKIGRSIN; encoded by the coding sequence ATGAGCAGGCCACTGGTGCTTTACGATGGCTACTGTGCGCTGTGCAACCGCAGCGTTGCCTTCTTGCAGGCCTGTCAACGGCCGGATGCACTGGAGTACGCCTCGCTGCAGTCGCCGCGCGGCCAGCGTGTGCTGGCCGCCGCAGGCCTGCCACTGCAGGATTACGACAGTGTTGTCGTGCAGGACGGTGAGCGCGTCTACCTGCGCTCGGCGGCGGCGCTGCATTTGCTGCGCTACCTGCGCTCCCCCTGGCCGCTGCTCGGCGTGTTGCGTATCGTGCCCACCTTCTTGCGCGATCCCATCTACAACTTTGTGGCCCATAATCGGCATAAAATTGGCAGATCGATTAATTGA
- a CDS encoding RluA family pseudouridine synthase, giving the protein MTEPAAEHIHHLDVPDGPQRLDKFLVAALPQYSRARVQALIKAGHVLVNNKLASKAGQSLEGGERLEVQVPPAAPSELQPEAIPLDVVFENDDVLIVNKPAGMVVHPAAGHRSHTLINAALAHAPEIEGVGGELRPGLVHRLDKDTSGLIALAKNDAAQQALQAQFQQRSAQKSYLALVDGQPATPQGRIEAPIGRDPRERKRMAVMRPGRGREAVSEYRTLESFPEHTLLEVDIHSGRTHQIRVHLAFIHCPVVADTVYGRRKPSLPLKRQFLHAARLGLVLPGETQPRTFSAPLPADLEHALNNLRARG; this is encoded by the coding sequence ATGACCGAGCCAGCCGCTGAGCACATCCATCACCTGGATGTGCCCGATGGCCCGCAGCGCCTGGATAAATTCCTGGTAGCGGCGCTGCCGCAGTACTCACGGGCGCGCGTGCAGGCGCTGATCAAAGCTGGCCACGTCTTGGTGAACAACAAGCTGGCCAGCAAGGCCGGCCAAAGCCTGGAGGGTGGCGAGCGCCTCGAGGTGCAGGTGCCGCCCGCCGCTCCCAGCGAGCTGCAGCCCGAAGCCATTCCGCTGGATGTTGTTTTTGAGAATGACGATGTGCTCATCGTCAATAAGCCTGCGGGCATGGTTGTGCATCCGGCGGCCGGGCACCGCAGCCACACGCTGATCAATGCCGCCCTGGCGCATGCCCCTGAGATCGAAGGCGTGGGCGGCGAGCTGCGCCCCGGCCTGGTGCACCGCCTGGATAAAGACACCTCGGGCCTGATCGCCCTGGCCAAGAACGACGCCGCCCAGCAGGCCTTGCAGGCCCAGTTCCAGCAGCGTTCGGCGCAGAAAAGCTACCTGGCCCTGGTGGACGGCCAGCCCGCCACGCCGCAAGGGCGTATCGAAGCGCCGATCGGGCGCGATCCGCGCGAACGTAAACGCATGGCGGTGATGCGCCCCGGCCGCGGCCGCGAAGCGGTGAGCGAATACCGCACGCTGGAGAGCTTCCCCGAGCACACCCTGCTCGAAGTGGATATTCACAGCGGGCGCACCCACCAGATCCGCGTGCACCTGGCCTTCATCCACTGCCCGGTGGTGGCCGATACCGTGTATGGCCGCCGCAAACCCAGCCTGCCGCTCAAGCGCCAGTTCCTGCATGCGGCGCGCCTCGGCCTGGTGCTGCCCGGCGAAACGCAACCACGTACCTTCAGCGCGCCCTTGCCGGCCGATCTAGAGCACGCCTTGAATAACTTGCGCGCCAGAGGGTAG
- a CDS encoding CPBP family intramembrane metalloprotease produces the protein MKKLFDFNVKFDREVVALTIVSTLLLMIDYYQRLTPVKVIDRVALYLIIPLGIIVFAFRRPVGEYGFQWGDWKAGLALTGLVVLIGAPILWYVGRNDPAMVAYYAHQSGPAAALYTFLDLIGWEFFFRGFLLFGYARYFGANALWLAAVPFALAHISKPALETYSTLFGGVLFGLVAWRTRSFVYPFLIHWFVSTFTIVAAASLR, from the coding sequence ATGAAAAAACTCTTCGATTTCAACGTAAAGTTTGATCGTGAGGTGGTGGCACTCACCATCGTCAGCACGTTGCTGCTGATGATCGATTACTACCAGCGGCTGACGCCCGTCAAAGTGATTGACCGGGTGGCGCTCTATCTCATCATTCCGCTGGGCATTATTGTGTTCGCCTTCCGCCGCCCAGTGGGGGAGTACGGCTTCCAGTGGGGCGATTGGAAGGCGGGCCTGGCGCTCACCGGCCTGGTGGTGCTCATCGGCGCCCCGATCCTCTGGTATGTCGGCCGCAACGATCCGGCGATGGTGGCCTATTACGCCCACCAAAGTGGCCCGGCTGCCGCGCTGTATACCTTCCTGGATCTCATCGGCTGGGAGTTCTTTTTTCGCGGCTTCCTCCTCTTCGGCTATGCGCGTTATTTTGGCGCCAATGCCCTGTGGCTGGCGGCGGTGCCCTTCGCCCTGGCGCATATCAGCAAGCCGGCGCTGGAGACCTATTCGACCCTTTTTGGTGGGGTATTATTTGGGCTGGTTGCCTGGCGCACGCGCTCCTTCGTCTACCCCTTTCTGATCCACTGGTTTGTCTCTACCTTTACCATTGTTGCGGCCGCCAGCCTGCGCTAG
- the rplU gene encoding 50S ribosomal protein L21, which yields MFMRYAIIESGGKQYKAVEGETIEVDLVTEETGKQIEIGQVLLISDGDNILVGTPTVAGAKVTATVVDDTQGPKIVVFKYKPKIRYRVRTGHRQKLTRLMIDSILIAGETRSKPAKEEAPKAETKRTRKPAAKSTAAKSAAPKKTAAKKTAKKK from the coding sequence TTGTTCATGCGTTACGCAATTATTGAGAGCGGCGGCAAGCAGTACAAGGCTGTCGAAGGTGAAACGATTGAGGTCGATCTGGTAACCGAGGAAACCGGTAAGCAGATCGAAATTGGCCAGGTGCTGCTGATCTCAGACGGTGACAACATTCTGGTGGGCACGCCCACCGTGGCCGGCGCCAAGGTGACCGCCACCGTGGTGGATGACACCCAAGGTCCCAAGATCGTGGTCTTCAAGTACAAGCCCAAGATCCGCTACCGCGTGCGCACTGGCCACCGCCAGAAGCTCACCCGCCTGATGATCGATAGCATCCTGATCGCTGGCGAGACGCGCAGCAAGCCCGCCAAGGAAGAGGCCCCCAAGGCCGAAACCAAGCGCACCCGCAAGCCGGCGGCTAAGAGCACGGCGGCCAAGAGCGCGGCCCCCAAGAAAACTGCGGCTAAAAAGACCGCCAAGAAGAAATAA
- a CDS encoding HD domain-containing protein: MSTPPTPQLPPLVQQVCHALPAGHALYLVGGAVRDLLLNRGVHDLDFVVPGPAIPLARKLANALGGHFYPLDAARDAGRVLLPDQHAALDFITLQGGSLAEDLAQRDFTINAMALSLPDATLHDPLGGAADLRAKSLRMAGLQAFHTDPIRILRAVRMAASFGLQIEPQTRQALRAAVPQLGQVSAERQRDELLRLLQAPKPATSLRALDLFGALSILLPELGPLKGLGQSAPHIYDVWEHSLQVVDKLGLVFSALDDAYPAEGVGELVSGLTVLRLGRFRNAISQHLAAEAVPGRPRRALLLLGALLHDAGKALTRSVEPGGRIRFFEHEVRGAELAVARAQALHFSNGEVEYLHTLISQHMRPFLLTQVGTPPSRRAIYRFFEASGPVGVDVCLLALADLLGKRGPHVDEPELTATLDTLRALLAGYYEQAEEVVSPPALLNGNDLMTELGLKPGRKVGEILKALREAQAMGKVPDRDAALAFARQQVRSGQN; this comes from the coding sequence ATGAGCACGCCGCCCACTCCCCAACTGCCGCCGCTGGTGCAGCAGGTCTGCCATGCCTTGCCCGCCGGCCACGCGCTGTACCTGGTGGGCGGCGCCGTGCGTGACCTGCTGCTTAACCGCGGCGTGCACGACCTTGATTTTGTGGTGCCCGGCCCGGCCATCCCCTTGGCGCGCAAACTGGCCAATGCCCTCGGCGGCCACTTCTACCCGCTGGATGCGGCCCGCGATGCCGGCCGCGTGCTGCTGCCGGATCAACACGCCGCACTCGATTTCATCACCCTGCAGGGCGGCAGCCTCGCCGAAGACTTGGCTCAGCGCGATTTCACCATCAACGCCATGGCGCTCAGCCTGCCCGATGCCACTCTGCATGACCCGCTGGGCGGCGCGGCAGACTTGCGCGCCAAATCCTTGCGCATGGCAGGCCTGCAGGCCTTCCACACTGACCCAATCCGCATCCTGCGTGCCGTACGCATGGCGGCCAGCTTCGGCCTACAGATCGAGCCGCAGACACGCCAGGCGCTGCGCGCCGCCGTGCCGCAGCTGGGCCAGGTATCCGCCGAGCGCCAGCGCGATGAGCTCTTGCGCCTGTTGCAGGCGCCTAAACCCGCCACTTCGCTGCGCGCCCTCGATCTGTTCGGTGCGCTGTCGATACTCCTGCCCGAGTTGGGGCCCCTCAAGGGCCTGGGCCAATCCGCGCCGCACATTTACGATGTCTGGGAGCACAGCCTGCAAGTGGTCGATAAGCTCGGCCTGGTGTTCAGCGCGCTGGACGATGCCTATCCCGCCGAGGGGGTGGGGGAGCTGGTCAGCGGGCTGACTGTGCTGCGCCTGGGGCGCTTCCGCAACGCGATCAGCCAGCACCTGGCCGCCGAGGCCGTGCCCGGCCGCCCGCGGCGGGCGCTGCTGCTGCTGGGCGCCCTGCTGCACGATGCCGGCAAGGCGCTCACTCGTAGCGTGGAGCCGGGTGGGCGCATCCGCTTCTTTGAGCACGAAGTGCGCGGCGCCGAGCTGGCCGTGGCCCGCGCCCAGGCACTGCATTTCAGCAATGGCGAAGTAGAGTATCTGCACACGCTGATTAGCCAGCACATGCGCCCCTTTCTGCTCACCCAGGTGGGCACGCCGCCCAGCCGCCGCGCCATCTATCGCTTCTTCGAGGCCAGTGGGCCCGTCGGGGTGGATGTGTGTCTGCTGGCCCTGGCCGATCTGCTCGGCAAGCGCGGCCCGCACGTGGACGAGCCTGAGCTCACCGCCACGCTGGATACCCTGCGCGCCCTGTTGGCGGGCTACTACGAACAGGCCGAAGAAGTGGTCTCACCGCCCGCGCTGCTCAACGGTAACGACCTGATGACTGAGCTGGGGCTCAAGCCCGGCCGCAAGGTCGGCGAGATCCTCAAGGCGCTGCGCGAGGCCCAGGCCATGGGCAAGGTGCCAGATAGGGATGCCGCGCTGGCTTTTGCTCGCCAGCAGGTTCGCTCCGGCCAGAATTAA
- a CDS encoding GNAT family N-acetyltransferase, translating to MTHSAVQGEFRIQPAEHTHSAAIQALVRSSGINPTGLAWERFLVALDAAGELIGCVQIKPHRDGSRELASLAVAPQWQSRGVARALVEAILAQHPGTLYLMCQARLGVFYEKFGFSRIRADEMSTYFRRISKLAGVVLAMRAAEEQLLIMRRDAQ from the coding sequence ATGACCCACAGTGCTGTGCAGGGCGAGTTTCGTATTCAGCCTGCCGAGCACACACATTCGGCTGCCATCCAAGCCCTTGTCCGTTCGTCGGGCATAAATCCCACCGGACTCGCTTGGGAACGTTTTTTGGTCGCTCTGGATGCGGCGGGCGAACTCATCGGCTGCGTACAAATCAAGCCGCACCGCGATGGCAGCCGCGAGCTGGCTTCCCTGGCGGTCGCACCCCAGTGGCAATCACGGGGCGTGGCGCGAGCGCTGGTAGAAGCCATCCTCGCCCAGCATCCCGGCACACTGTACCTGATGTGTCAGGCGCGCCTGGGTGTCTTCTATGAGAAGTTTGGATTCAGTCGTATCCGCGCAGACGAAATGAGCACCTACTTTCGCCGCATCAGCAAGCTGGCTGGGGTAGTCTTGGCTATGCGCGCAGCAGAAGAACAGTTGCTGATTATGCGCCGGGATGCACAATGA
- the hpt gene encoding hypoxanthine phosphoribosyltransferase, translating into MPQLPPPYQELLAETLIAEAPLQARIAELGAEISRDYAGQDLVLICILRGGVMFLTDLVRHISAPHMMDFMAVSSYGAGARKSSGQVRITMDLSMDIAGRNVLLVEDIVDSGNTIASVLSLLQARKPASLKVCSLLDKPAMRQAEVPIDYTGFSIPNKFVFGYGLDLDEYYRNLPFIGVVDTQKYNPPK; encoded by the coding sequence ATGCCACAACTCCCGCCGCCGTATCAGGAACTCCTCGCCGAAACCTTGATTGCCGAGGCGCCGCTCCAGGCGCGCATTGCCGAGCTGGGCGCAGAGATCAGCCGCGATTATGCCGGCCAGGATCTGGTGCTGATCTGCATTCTGCGCGGCGGGGTGATGTTCCTCACCGATCTGGTGCGCCACATCAGCGCTCCGCACATGATGGATTTCATGGCGGTCTCCTCCTATGGGGCCGGGGCCCGCAAGAGCAGTGGCCAGGTGCGCATCACCATGGATCTGAGCATGGACATCGCCGGGCGCAATGTGCTGCTGGTCGAAGACATTGTGGATAGTGGCAATACCATCGCCTCGGTGCTCAGCCTGCTGCAGGCCCGCAAGCCCGCCAGCCTCAAAGTGTGCAGCCTGCTGGATAAGCCGGCCATGCGCCAGGCCGAAGTGCCCATCGACTACACCGGCTTCAGCATCCCCAACAAATTTGTCTTCGGCTACGGCCTCGATCTGGATGAGTACTATCGCAACCTGCCCTTCATTGGCGTTGTCGATACACAAAAGTACAATCCCCCCAAGTAA
- the lspA gene encoding signal peptidase II, whose protein sequence is MTSKTPETSLNLRSYISLGLIAGTVILLDQLTKSWVRTHLALGQTWMPWEPLAPYARIVHWQNSGAAFGMFQNAGGLFAILAVLVAAMIIYYFPRLGPQDWAVRLAMSLQLGGALGNLIDRLQHGYVTDFISVSTFPIWNIADASITCGVIVLILDVVWFNRGRQDTASTPVQGDDRASR, encoded by the coding sequence ATGACATCCAAAACTCCTGAAACAAGCCTCAACCTGCGCAGCTATATCAGCCTGGGGCTGATTGCTGGCACAGTGATCCTGCTCGACCAGCTGACCAAATCCTGGGTGCGCACCCACCTGGCCCTCGGCCAGACCTGGATGCCGTGGGAGCCGCTGGCGCCCTATGCGCGCATTGTGCACTGGCAAAACAGCGGGGCCGCCTTTGGCATGTTCCAAAATGCCGGTGGCCTGTTTGCGATCTTGGCGGTGCTGGTAGCAGCCATGATCATTTACTACTTCCCGCGCCTCGGCCCGCAGGATTGGGCCGTGCGCCTGGCGATGAGCCTGCAACTGGGCGGCGCCCTGGGCAACCTGATCGATCGCTTGCAACATGGCTACGTCACCGATTTCATTTCGGTCAGCACCTTCCCGATCTGGAACATTGCCGATGCCAGCATTACCTGTGGCGTGATTGTGCTGATCCTGGATGTGGTTTGGTTCAACCGTGGTCGCCAGGATACGGCGTCCACTCCCGTGCAGGGCGATGACCGAGCCAGCCGCTGA